One stretch of Eupeodes corollae chromosome 2, idEupCoro1.1, whole genome shotgun sequence DNA includes these proteins:
- the LOC129948047 gene encoding transmembrane ascorbate-dependent reductase CYB561-like, which yields MKNKKKNPLIWGWIIFIISEFVAAIMIYCLYQFHIDEKGWIQQKSLYQTHAIGMPISLIVINGHGMVVFRLLPGFKTRTIKYIHGLIHTIVIVLFFYLCCVIYTFKEKTGHSVMRLGDFHVHQAYLTMGSYLLQWFSACFVFVYMYSNQKRRRAFSAWHNFFGVCILQVSIATSCCMLQWEEHHSRESNQSLNGAVASVMMVLYGILINVLILNPFLEWPLIGPL from the exons atgaagaataaaaaaaaaaatcctctgATCTGGGGATGGATCATTTTCATAATTTCCGAATTTGTTGCAGCAATAATGATTTATTGTTTGTACCAATTTCATATTGACGAAAAAGGCTGGATTCAACAGAAATCACTTTATCAAACTCATGCCATAGGAATGCCAATTAGTTTAATTGTCATAAATGGTCACG GAATGGTTGTATTTCGTCTTTTGCCTGGATTTAAAACACGAACCATTAAGTATATTCATGGTCTAATTCATACAATAGttatagtattgtttttctACCTTTGTTGTGTTATATacacttttaaagaaaaaactggaCACTCTGTGATGCGTCTTGGTGATTTTCATGTGCATCAAGCTTATTTAACTATGGGAAGTTATTTATTGCAg TGGTTCTCTgcatgttttgtatttgtttatatgtattCCAACCAAAAAAGACGCAGAGCCTTTTCAGCCTGGCATAATTTTTTTGGTGTTTGTATTTTGCAAGTTTCAATAGCCACTTCATGTTGCATGTTGCAATGGGAAGAGCATCATTC ACGTGAGTCGAATCAGTCACTGAATGGTGCAGTTGCTTCTGTAATGATGGTACTTTatggaattttaataaatgttcttATATTGAATCCATTTTTAGAATGGCCTCTG attggACCCCTTTAA